In the Spirochaetota bacterium genome, GATATTTTTAGCTTCACTCCCTAATTCAAAAAAAGTATATTCTTTAGAAAAATTAGAAGAAGCGTATAGAAATCTTAACGGGTGATGGCAAGGGGAATGGTGGGAGTCCCAGTGTCAATTGCGAAATATACAGAGAGATGTAAAATAATTGAAAAAAATTGCAGCAAACTAAAAGAAGCGGAATATAACATAAAAATAATATCAGTGCATATCGCCCACAAGGAAATCCACCGTAAGCTGCTAAAGTAGCTGCCATACGACACGTTGGCAGTAACATAAAGTATTGAATGAAAAATGATGCGTCAATGAATATCTATATAAATGGTGCACTTCAAACTTGAAGTAGCAGCAAAAATATATTTGATAAGTGAATAAAAAAATACTTGCAAAGTGCAAGTATTTTATTACTATTGCATCTAGGGATAAATAATATGAGCTATCGCCAAAATATGTTAAAAAAATCAAAAATTAATATTAATAAAATACTACGTGATGTATTGAAAGCAGTGTATCAGTTTGAGCGCTATAAAGAAAAATATTTTGGCATTACCTATGAACTATATTATGCACTTACTCTCATTGATGATACAAAAAAGATTACAATATCGGAAATTGCTGAAGCTTTATGCATCCCATTGCATAAAGCAACGCGGATTATACAGCGGTTACATGCAAGACAGTTAGTAAAAAGAACAATATCTTTGCATGATAAGCGGGTGGTATATGTTTCTCTCACTAAAAAGGGGATGAAATGTCTTAAAACAATTGAAGATTTTTGCTATTCTATAGTGATGAATAATGCTGCCAGTTTATCTAAAGATGAGTTGTCAATATTTATTCATGTGGCTTCAGCAATACCAGATATTTTAAAGATATCGCATTCTGCATTTAGCGAGGTAAAGTATGCCAAGTAAATTTAAAGGCTATATGGGAAAAATCTGTGACATTAATCTTTCAACAGGAGCTATTGGCGAATATCCGCTTTCAGATGAAGACAGAGAAAAGTACCTTGGTGGAAGATTTATTTCTACAAAGATTTTGTGGGATCAACTTAGCCCGGGTGCTGACCCGCTGTCAGGCGAAAATATTTTGGTTGTTATGACTTCACCTTTGACGGGCACAGGTGCACCTTCAAGTAGCCGCTTTGACATTTCAGCAAAAAGCCCACTGACAGGACTCATTGGTCATTCCAACAGTGGGGGCAATTTTGGTATGCACCTGAAGCGTGCTGGATTTGATGGTGTTGTAGTACGCGGAAAGGCATCACGGCCAGTATATATAGAATTTGATGATGGTAATGTCAGCATAAAAGATGCATCATCAATATGGGGAATGAATACACAGGATGCACAAAAAGCCATGGGTCAAGGTGGCACCTTAGCCATTGGACCCGCAGGGGAAAATCAGGTGTTATTTGCTTCTGTTGTGTCCCAGGAGCGAAGCCACGGCAGGTGTGGTATGGGAGCAGTGATGGGTTCAAAAAACCTCAAAGGTATGGTTGCGCGGGGCCAGAGTAAAATTCCTATTCACAATAATGAAGAATTCAAGAAACATGTTAAGCAATGGATAACCATGTTGCAGCAACATCCTGCAACTGGTCAATTTGCACCTCGCTACGGTACCGCTGGTTTTTTGACAGCACTTTCAATGAATAATGCTTTGCCCACAAAGAACTTTTCTAAAGGCCAGTTTGAACATGCTTGGAAGATTGGTGGCGAGCGATTAGCTGAGGAATTTTTAGTAAAAAATTCTGGATGCATCTCATGCCCAATACGTTGTGGTAGGGTTGTTGAAATAAATGGAAAAGAAGTTAAAGGGCCAGAATATGAAATTTTATCTTTGCTTGGATCCAATATGCTCATAGATGATATGGACGCTATCATTAAGTGGAATTACCAACTTGACCTATTAGGACTTGATGCAATTACCACAGGGACATTGATGGGATTTGCAGCAGAACTCAATGAGCGTGGAATCTGGAAATGCGGGATTGAATTTGGAAAAAAAGAAAATATTTCACAGATTATTGAAGATATTGCATATAAACGGGGTATTGGCAAGGAGCTATCGCAAGGTGTAAGGTACCTTGCAAAAAAATACAATGCACAAAGTTTTGCACCTCATGTCAAGGGCTTAGAACTGGCTGCGTATGAGCCGCGAGCTTCAGTAGGGCACGGATTGGGGTATGCTACTGCCTCGCGTGGTGCGTGCCATTTAGATGGTGGGTATATGATATACTTTGAGGTTACAGGGCCGGTCACACTCAATCCGCATCACTATCGATCAAAACCATCATGGACAATACTTGACCAGAATCTGCTTGCTGCGGTCAGTGCAGGCGGCAATTGCCTTTTTACTTCATGGACTTTTGTTCCAAATATTGCATATAAAGTGCCCGGGAGAAAATGGCTTTTTTCACTTATGCGATTTATTCTAACGCATACATGGATACTCATTGACTTTACAGTTAAAATGCCCAAATGGCTTATGCACTTTCATGTGCCATTACTTCCGCATACAAAAGCTATTGAGCTTGCCACTGGTATGAAAATGGATTTTGGCAGATTTTATTGTGTTGGAGAGCGCGGTTATACCTTAGAGCGGATGTTTAATATACGTGAAGGGTTAACTGCACAAGATGATACATTGCCCGCTCGGTTTACAAATGAACCACTGATGTTTGGAAAGAAGGGATATACTGTGCCTCTATCTGCAATGTTAAAAAAGTATTATGCTCTCAGAGGATGGGATAAACAAGGGAAGCCCACACGTAAACTTTTGAAGAAACTTGGAATTGAATAATATCAAACGTATATAAAAGGAAATTGCAAAACTAAAGCTTAAAAAAATTGGATGTGCAGTATTGCATCATGCTCTTGTAGTAATGTTTTTGAGGGCTTCTTCATTTGTTTGATAAATGTTGACAAAATCAGTAATGCCAACAATATCCATTACTTTTTGAAAATGCTGTGAAAGCCCTGTGAACACCACCTTTCCGCCAAAATCGCCTAAATCCTGAATAATGTTAATTAATGTAGCTATCCCTGCAGAATTTATATATTTTGTCTTATTAAAGTCTATTATAAGGTAAAAAGGGGAATGTTTTTCTTTAAGTTCCCGGTAGCTATTCATGATATCATTATCAGCTTCAGAAGTAATATCACCCTCCAGGATAAGAATAGGAACATTACTCACTATCTTTGATGAAACCCGATGTGTTTTTTCCATAATCCAGGCCTTATAGTAGAATTTCTTAATATATAATTAACCAATTTTTAATATATAATGTCAAGAAAAAAATTATGATACAGGTTCAAGTGGTGTGTAACGCTCTAAAAAAGTTTTGGTGAAACCGTTCAGAAATCGTATAGTCAACTTAACATTATCACCTTTGCCCTGTATTGAAGTAATAGTACCAATGCCAAATGAAGGGTGTTTGACTCTTTGATGCACTTTAAACTTGGAATCGGAATTTTGGCTATGCGTGTTGCTATAATAATTTTCAGGAACCATAGTATAATTATTACCTGATAAGGTCTTGGGAATATCCCAGGTATCATACAATGAGTTATACACCTTAAACTCACACAGTGATGATGGCAATTCGCTTAAAAATCGTGATGCTTCTTTATATTGGGCAGTGCCCCAGCTGCGTCTTAGTTCTGCTGATGTAATAAACAGCCTGTCTTTTGCGCGAGTCATACCTACATAACACAGGCGCCGTTCTTCCTCAATTCCTTCTTCTGTATCGCTTGCATTGGCATGTGGGAATAAACCTTCTTCCATACCAGTTAAAAACACAACTGGAAATTCAAGCCCCTTAGCGTTATGCACCGTCATAAGAGTGACAGCATCCTGAACAGTACCGTTTGTTTCATCAGCTGGTGTAAGAAGCGAAATGTCCTGTAAAAATTCATCAAGTGTTGCAAGGGGTTTGAGATGTTCATATTCAAATATGCTGTTAACAAATGCATCGATATTTTCAAGCCTTCCGCGCGCTTCAATGCTGTTTTCAGCTTCAAGGGTCTTTTTATATTGGGTTTCGTTTAAAATGCTGATGCACAAATCAGAGAGCGTATAGTGCTGTGGTGTAAGCGCTGCTTTGTCAATTAATTTCTGCATTGTATCTTTGAATGAAGCAAGTGCAGGCGATAGTTTGTATGAGTATGTCTCACTGTTGGCGATGATATCCCATTCGCTGACTGCATGTATGTATGCTGCATCCCTAATTTTTTCTATAGTTGATGCGCCAATGCCACGCGCTGGCGTATTGATGATACGCAGCAGCGAAACGGTATCGTGCTGATTTGCGATAAAACGCATGTATGCCATTATGTCTTTTATTTCTTTACGCTCATAAAATTTTACACTGCCTATCACCACATATGGTATATTTTCCTTTCTAAGGTATTCCTCAAAAATTCGCGATTGTGCATTGGTTCGGTAGAATATTGCAAAGTCTTTGTTTGTGTAGCCTTCTTTATGTTTGAGGCTTATGATAGTGTTGATGACATACTCTGCTTCCCCATATTCGTTGTTGGCGGTGCACACTATTATTGGTTCGCCATCGCCGCGGTGTGATGTAAGTTTTTTGTCTTTTCGCTTATAATTGTTTTTGATAACATGCCAGGCAGCTTTAAGGATTGGTTCAGTTGAGCGATAGTTCCTGTGTAAGGTTATTACAGTTGCATTGGGGTAATCTTTTTCAAAATTTAAAATATTGCGGATATCAGCACCACGCCAGGAATAAATTGATTGATCATCATCGCCCACAACACAGATGTTCTTTGTTTCTGATGATAAATATTTTGCAATTAAGTACTGTGCAATATTTGTATCCTGGTATTCATCAATCATGAAATATTTCCATCGGGATTGTAGCGTGTGTAAAACTTCTTTATTGCGCAAAAGCTGAACTGTACGTACTAAAAGATCGCTAAAATCAAGTGCATTTGCAGCCGTAAGCTTTTCATGGTACTTGGTAAAAATTTCATGAAAATTGAAAGAGTGGAATTTATGCAAAAGTTTGGTTACATCTCCACCTTCAATGTAGTGTATGCTCTCCTTAATGTGTGAAATTTTTTCAGCAATCATTGATGGTTTGACTGCCTTGGGATCAATATGAAGGTCGCGTAGTATATCCTTAATCACTGATTCTTGATCATGGTCATCGTAAATGGTAAAATTGGAAGGAATACCAATAGCATTACCATGACGCCGCAAT is a window encoding:
- a CDS encoding UvrD-helicase domain-containing protein; amino-acid sequence: MELVQKLNEEQYKAVTHINGPLLILAGAGSGKTRVITYRIAHLIKDAGIPPYAIVAVTFTNKAAQEMQTRIKDLIGPIAESVMIKTFHSLAVYILRRHGNAIGIPSNFTIYDDHDQESVIKDILRDLHIDPKAVKPSMIAEKISHIKESIHYIEGGDVTKLLHKFHSFNFHEIFTKYHEKLTAANALDFSDLLVRTVQLLRNKEVLHTLQSRWKYFMIDEYQDTNIAQYLIAKYLSSETKNICVVGDDDQSIYSWRGADIRNILNFEKDYPNATVITLHRNYRSTEPILKAAWHVIKNNYKRKDKKLTSHRGDGEPIIVCTANNEYGEAEYVINTIISLKHKEGYTNKDFAIFYRTNAQSRIFEEYLRKENIPYVVIGSVKFYERKEIKDIMAYMRFIANQHDTVSLLRIINTPARGIGASTIEKIRDAAYIHAVSEWDIIANSETYSYKLSPALASFKDTMQKLIDKAALTPQHYTLSDLCISILNETQYKKTLEAENSIEARGRLENIDAFVNSIFEYEHLKPLATLDEFLQDISLLTPADETNGTVQDAVTLMTVHNAKGLEFPVVFLTGMEEGLFPHANASDTEEGIEEERRLCYVGMTRAKDRLFITSAELRRSWGTAQYKEASRFLSELPSSLCEFKVYNSLYDTWDIPKTLSGNNYTMVPENYYSNTHSQNSDSKFKVHQRVKHPSFGIGTITSIQGKGDNVKLTIRFLNGFTKTFLERYTPLEPVS
- a CDS encoding STAS domain-containing protein; the encoded protein is MEKTHRVSSKIVSNVPILILEGDITSEADNDIMNSYRELKEKHSPFYLIIDFNKTKYINSAGIATLINIIQDLGDFGGKVVFTGLSQHFQKVMDIVGITDFVNIYQTNEEALKNITTRA
- a CDS encoding aldehyde ferredoxin oxidoreductase family protein, coding for MPSKFKGYMGKICDINLSTGAIGEYPLSDEDREKYLGGRFISTKILWDQLSPGADPLSGENILVVMTSPLTGTGAPSSSRFDISAKSPLTGLIGHSNSGGNFGMHLKRAGFDGVVVRGKASRPVYIEFDDGNVSIKDASSIWGMNTQDAQKAMGQGGTLAIGPAGENQVLFASVVSQERSHGRCGMGAVMGSKNLKGMVARGQSKIPIHNNEEFKKHVKQWITMLQQHPATGQFAPRYGTAGFLTALSMNNALPTKNFSKGQFEHAWKIGGERLAEEFLVKNSGCISCPIRCGRVVEINGKEVKGPEYEILSLLGSNMLIDDMDAIIKWNYQLDLLGLDAITTGTLMGFAAELNERGIWKCGIEFGKKENISQIIEDIAYKRGIGKELSQGVRYLAKKYNAQSFAPHVKGLELAAYEPRASVGHGLGYATASRGACHLDGGYMIYFEVTGPVTLNPHHYRSKPSWTILDQNLLAAVSAGGNCLFTSWTFVPNIAYKVPGRKWLFSLMRFILTHTWILIDFTVKMPKWLMHFHVPLLPHTKAIELATGMKMDFGRFYCVGERGYTLERMFNIREGLTAQDDTLPARFTNEPLMFGKKGYTVPLSAMLKKYYALRGWDKQGKPTRKLLKKLGIE
- a CDS encoding MarR family transcriptional regulator, with the protein product MSYRQNMLKKSKININKILRDVLKAVYQFERYKEKYFGITYELYYALTLIDDTKKITISEIAEALCIPLHKATRIIQRLHARQLVKRTISLHDKRVVYVSLTKKGMKCLKTIEDFCYSIVMNNAASLSKDELSIFIHVASAIPDILKISHSAFSEVKYAK